DNA sequence from the Streptomyces sp. CA-210063 genome:
GGTCGCGCCCGCCGGGCTCCCGCACGTGCCGCGGGGTCTGGTCGAGGTGGATGTGCAGCGGGTGGTCCGTGGTCCAGAGGGCCTCCACCACGGCGTGCAGATGTTCGGCGTCGACCCGCCACAGAGGTTCGCCGTAACGGTCGTCCCGCGTGACGCCGTCCGACGGGACGACGTCGGTCAGCAACTCCTGGTGACCCGGGGAGCCGTCCGGGTCGTCGGTCCCCCGCGCGAACTCCACGAACAGGGACGTGTCGCGGAAAGGCACCCAGATGTGCGTCGCCGACGTCATGCCAGCACCCCCGTCGTCTCGGGGTAGAGCCGCACGTACGCCTCGCCCATGGTCCCGTGCGCGAGGCCGAGGTTGGGGCCGGCGTTGCGCTTCAGCTGTACGCCGCGCCGCTTGGCGAGGTCGGTGTAGTAGTCCCACATGTGCTGCTGGGCGGCCAGGCACTCCATGGCCTTGCGCTTCTTGTCGAAGACGGAGGTGATGTCCAGCAGGACGTTGGGCTTGAAGTCGCACTGCTCCGGCTGGTGCGGTTCGAAGAAGAACACGGGGGGAGCGCCGAGCGGTTCGCCGGGCGCGTCGTAGCCGACCGCCTGGGCGAGCACGCGGGCCTGGAGCGCCATGCGGGCGGCGGCCGGGTGGTCGCCGTTATAGGGGTCGGCGAGGGTGTGGGTGAGGACGACCGCGGGGCTCACCTCCCGGTACACGCGCACGATACGGTCCACCAACTCCGGTGTCTCCAGCAGCGGATAGTCCCCGGCGTCGAGGAACTCGATCTCCGCGCCCAGCGCGGCCGCGGCGTCGGAGGCCTCGGTGCGGCGCAGTTCCTTGATCTCGTCGAGGCGCAGGCCGTCCCGCCAGGCCCGTGCGGACTCGCCGCGCTCGCCGAAGCTCAGGCAGAGCACCTTCACACGCTGACCGCGTTCGGTGGCCAGCGCGATGGCGCCGCCGGCCCGCCAGACGAAGTCGCCGGCGTGCGCGCTGACGACCAGCAGCGCGCCCTCGGACGGAGTGGACGTGTCGTGGGTCATGAGGGGCTCCTTGGGATCGAGTGCGAAGGGGTGCGTCGACCGGTGCCGTACGAGCTCCGGTTCCACAGCGCTGTTTTCGCGCGAGGAGTGCGGGACGAAAGAGGTTGGTCCCACAGAGTCACAATATCGCTGACTTTATTGTTGACAATACTGCTGACGTAGGGAATTCTCTCGACGACGAACCTGGAGAAACCCGGAGGAGACGTGCCGAACCACCATCTCGTCGTCAGGAACATCACCCGGCCCCCCGCCGACGTCGTCGCGCGGCTCGCGCAGGCTGGGGTGTCCACCGTCCATGAGGCCATCGGCCGCCGCGGCTTCGCGGGGACCGGTCTGCGGCCGAACCAGCGGAACGTGCGCATAGCCGGCCCGGCGGTGACGGTGAGTTCCCACCCGGGAGACAACCTGATGATCCACGCCGCCGTGGAGGCCTGCCGGCCCGGCGACATCCTGGTGGTGACGACCACCTCGCCGTCCACGGACGGCATGTTCGGCGATCTGCTGGCGACCTCCCTCGCCGCTCGGGGCGTCATCGGGCTGGTCACGGCGGCCGGGGTGCGCGACACCGCCGAGCTGAGGGAGATGGGCTTCCACGTCTGGGCCCGGTCGGTGTCCGCCCCAGGGCACGGTGAAGGCATCCCCGGGCTCGGTCAACGTGCCCGTGACGCTCGGTGGGGTGTCCGTACACCCCGGTGACGTCATCGTCGCCGATGACGACGGCGTGGTCGTGGTGCCCCTCGCCGAGGCCGGAGAAGCGGCGGAACTCGCCGAGAAGCGGATCGCCAAGGAGGCAGCGACGCGCGAGGTCCTGCGCTCCGGGACGCTGGGCGTCGACTACTACGGGCTCCGTGCCAGGCTCGCCGAACTGGGCGTCACCTACCAGGACTGACCGCCGGCTTTCTCGCCCTGGACCTGTGGTGGATGGGGACCGCACACCGTGAGCACTTCTATGGAAAACGACGTCACCGGTGCGATCCGGGCCGCGCTGCTGCGCGGTGACTACGTGCCGCGACAGCGCCTGATCGAGGCGGACCTCTGCGAACAGTTCGGCGCCGGCCGCTCCGGGGTGCGGTCGGCACTCCGGCAGCTGGCGACGGAGGGCCTGGTCGAGATCCAGCGCAACCGCGGCGCACGCGTCCGGGAGATCTCCTTCGCCGAGGCGGTCGAGGTGACGGAGGTACGGATGGTCCTGGAGGGCCTGATCGCCGCTCGCGCGGCGGAGCGGGTCAGCCCCGCGCAGGCCGAGGAGCTCCGCGCGATCGGTGCGGACATGGCTCGGGCGGTCGCCGACGGCGAACTGATGGCGTACAGCGACCTCAACGCCCGTCTGCACCGGGGTGTGCGCGACATCGCCGGCCACGAGACCGCCAACCAGGTCGTCGAACGACTGCGGGCCCAAGTGGTCGGGCACCAGTTCATGCTGTCCTTGGTGCCGGGGCGGGCTCGGGCGTCGCTGCCCCAGCACCAGCGGATCATCGCGGCGATCGCCGCCGGGGACCCGGTGGCGGCCGAAACGGCCATGCGGGACCACGTGGCGAGCGTGGGGGAGGCGCTGCGGGCGCTCGAAGCCCGCCAGGAGCGCGCGAGCTGAGGCACGGCGAGGCGGCAGGGCACGATGTGCCCTGCCGCCGTTCCCGTTCAGGGCTTCAGGCACTCGACTGTCACATTCCGCCGCCGGCACCCGCGTCGGCGTCCTGGACCGTCTTCCTGGCCCAGGCGACTTCGAGCTTGCCGGTGGGGGTGCGAGGCAGGACGTCCGTCAGGACGACGGAACGCGGCACCTTGTAGCCGGCGAGGCTGCGCCGGACCAGGTCGCGCAGTTCGTCGCCGGTGAGGGTGCTGCCCGGCCGGACCGCCACGACGGCCGCCACCCGTTCTCCCCAGGTCTCGTCGGGGACACCGACGACGGCACAGTCCGTCACAGCGGGGTGCGCCAGCAGGACGTTCTCCACCTCCTGTGGGTGCACCTTTTCCCCGCCGGTGTTGATCACGCCGGAGCCGCGTCCGAGGAACCGGATCGCGCCGTCGGCCTCTATTCGAGCCAGGTCGCCGGGGATCGCGTACCGGACCCCGTCGATGGTGCGGTACGCCTTCGCGCTCTTGTCGGTGTCCTTGTAGTAGCCGAGCGGCATGGGCCCGCGGTAGGCGAGGACGCCCGTCTCGTCGCTGCCGGGTTCGAGGAAGCGGTCATCGGAGCCGATCACCCGTGTCGCGGGCACGGGGCGGAAACGCGAGGGCAGATCCGCTACCGAGGAGGTGATCGCGAAGGCGAAGGGGCCCCCTTCGCTCGATGCGATGGCTTCGGTGATCGTGACGTCGGCACGTTCGTGCAGCGCTCTCTTGAGGGGATCGCTGAGTGCGGTGCCGGAGCTGATCATCCTGTGCAACGAGCGCAGGTCGTGAGGCGTCCCGGCCTTCTCGGCCCGCAGGAGTTCGTCGACGAGCGGGCGGCACACGGCGTTGCCCGCGATGATCGCCGTGTCCACCTGCTGCTCGGCGATCATGTGCCAGACATGCTCCGGGGCGAGGCCGCCCGATCGTGCCGTGACCGCCCGGCCTCCCGTCATCAGGGCGCCCATGGTGTTGAACAGCCCGGTGGCGTGCATCAGGGGTACGACGGGCATAGTGGTCGGCGCGCGGCCTTCGTGGCGTGCCTTGACGGCGATGGCCACGGCCTCGTCGAGACTCGCGGGGAGTTCGGTGACTCCGAGCGGGTGGTAGTACGGGACCACGTGGGCGCGCAGCAGGTCGCTCAGCTGCCAAATGACGCCCTTGGGCTTGCCGGTGGTCCCGCCGGTGTACATGAACAGCTGGTCCGTTCCGGGCCGTCGTTGCGGCTCGCGCGGCGCGTGCGCCGTCAGTAGCTCCTCCAGTTCGGGCACGGCGGGACCGGCCGGGCCGTCGGCGGGTGGATCGCCCGCCCTCACCAGCAGCTTCAGCGTGCGTACGTGTCCGGCGGCGTGCGTGACCCGGTCGGCCAGGGCGCCGCTGAAGACGAGCGCGGCGGCGTCGGCGTCGGTGAGGAGTTCGGTGAGTTCCTCGCCGGTGTAGCGGTAGTTGGCGTTCACCGGGACGGCGCCGAGCTTGAAGGCGGCGAAGACCGTCTCCAGGTAGGCGGAACCGTTGAACAGGTAGCAGGCCACGGTGTCGCCCTCGCGCACCCCGGCCGCTTCCAGCGCGGCGGCCAGCCGTGACGCGCGCTCGTCGAACTCCCGGTAGGTGGTGTCACGGCCGGGCTCGGTGATGGCGACGGCGTCGGGAAGCGCACGGGAGACCGCCTCCCAGATCGTGCCGATGGACACGTCCATACCTCAGACCTCCTCGTCCTCGGGGCATGGGCAGACTGCACGGCCGGGCGCGGCCGGAGCGCCCCGTGGATGTCTCGGGGGAGCAGCGATCCACGGGGCGCTTCTTCCTCACCGTAAGCGGGGCGCACTCCTTGAGGAACGCGTGCAATGACTCGACGGGCTCGGCGCTTCGACAGGGCGGTGAACAGGACGAATGACGTAGATCCGCTCCGAATCCGCCGGGCTACGATGCTGGGGCGATCGCGAGTGGCCCCAGTCCGCTCACCGACTGGCGCGTTCTCCTGACCCAGCATCCGCGTGGCGAACCGGCACGGCGAATCCAACGCGTCGGATCGGCATCAGGGCGGACTTCGACAGCAGGCTCCAACGCCCGCCGATCACGACGACGATGAGGAGGTCGGTCATGTCCGCATCACCCGTGGGGTGGGACGAGGTCGCCGCCGTCGCGCCGGACGGCCTGGCGGTACTGGACTGCGTCGGCCGGTTCGTCCGCCTCAACCCCGCGGGGGTCGCGATGTGTGGCGCACGCGAGGAGGCCGACCTGCTCGGTAGGACATCGCCGTTCGCGCTGGCGGAAGGGGCCACCGGCGCGTGCCGGGCAGGGCTGCTGGAGGAGCAGTCGGACGAGAGCGTGGCTCACTGGATGCCCGCCTCCGGGACCCGCCGGGAGTTCGCCTACCGGGCCCGCGGCCTGCCGGGCGACCCGAAGTTCACGGTGGTGTCGTTCCGCGACGTGACCGACGAGTGGCACCGGCAGCGCAGGATCGCGGCGATAGCCCAGTCGTCGATCGCACTTGCTTCGGAGGGCTCGCTCGGCTCGACCCTCGACGCCGTGGCCCGGCAGATCGTCCAGACCGACGGCCTGGCCGGCGTGCAGATCCTCATCCTGGACAGCACGGGCCGCGAACTGCGGCTGATGGGCTCGGCGGGGCTACGGCACTGGGACGCGTTCCTCGACCGGCTGCTGGAGTGCCGCGACCGCGGCGCCCGGCTGCGCATGCTGGACACCCTGCGGGAACGCAAACCGATCGTCGTCCCCCACCGGTGGGCCCAGATCCGCGAGGATCCGGCCTGGGAACCGCTGCACGCCTACCTCGGGGAGCTCAACTGGGACTCCTTCGTCAGTGTTCCGCTGATGGCGCGCGGCCGACCCGAAGGGGTGCTCAACGCGTACTTCGCACCCGGTCAGGAGATCGGCGGCCGAACGCTGGAGTTCCTGGCCGCCATGGCGGAGCAGGCCGCGCTCGCCGTCGACTACGCCACGCTGCTGCAGCGCGAACGTGAAGGGGCCCGCCGGAACGAGCGTCAGCGCCTCGCCCGCGACCTGCACGACTCGATCGTCCAGCAGGTGTTCTCCATCGGCATGCAGGCCAACGCCGTCGGAGTGCTGGGGGCGCGTGACGGGCCGGTGCCGGCGGAAGCGGTCCGGCAGTTCGCGGAGGAGGTCGGGGCCCTGTCGCAGACGGTCCTCGCCGACCTTCGGGCGATGGTGCACGAACTGCGTCCCACCTCCTCCACCCGCCTCGGCCTGGAAGAGGCGGTGAGAGCACTCGTCAAGAGCACCGAGAACCGGACGGGTCTCAGCTTCCGACTGCTGTTCGGCGCGGAGCTGAACGCGGTCGAACCCGACCTGGCGGAGGACATGTACCGGATCGTCGCCGAGGCCATCCACAACGTGGTCAAACACGCGGAGGCCACCACCGTCACCATCCGCCTCGGCGTACGCGACCACACCCTGACCGCCGGCGTCCGTGACGACGGTCGCGGACTCGCGGCATCCGGCGGGCGCGGCGGCTCGGGGCAAGGAGAAAACGACGGGCGGACGACCGGCGCGCACTGGGACCACGGCTACGGACTGACGACCATGCGGGAAAGGGCGGAACGATGGGGCGGCGCCATGAGGATCAGATCCGGGAAGAGCGGTACGGCCGTACGGGTCGTCATACCCCTGCCCGTACGGGTGCCGGAGCCCCCGGACACGGAGCCGGACGGCTCACGGAGCACTCCGCGGGCGGTGCCGTTTCCGGAGACACCGGACCCCGCCCCATCCGGGTCCTGATCGTCGACGACCACGCCGTCGTACGCCGTGGGATCCGCGCCTACCTCGAGGTCCTGGACGACA
Encoded proteins:
- a CDS encoding PIG-L deacetylase family protein, with translation MTHDTSTPSEGALLVVSAHAGDFVWRAGGAIALATERGQRVKVLCLSFGERGESARAWRDGLRLDEIKELRRTEASDAAAALGAEIEFLDAGDYPLLETPELVDRIVRVYREVSPAVVLTHTLADPYNGDHPAAARMALQARVLAQAVGYDAPGEPLGAPPVFFFEPHQPEQCDFKPNVLLDITSVFDKKRKAMECLAAQQHMWDYYTDLAKRRGVQLKRNAGPNLGLAHGTMGEAYVRLYPETTGVLA
- a CDS encoding GntR family transcriptional regulator, whose translation is MENDVTGAIRAALLRGDYVPRQRLIEADLCEQFGAGRSGVRSALRQLATEGLVEIQRNRGARVREISFAEAVEVTEVRMVLEGLIAARAAERVSPAQAEELRAIGADMARAVADGELMAYSDLNARLHRGVRDIAGHETANQVVERLRAQVVGHQFMLSLVPGRARASLPQHQRIIAAIAAGDPVAAETAMRDHVASVGEALRALEARQERAS
- a CDS encoding AMP-binding protein; its protein translation is MDVSIGTIWEAVSRALPDAVAITEPGRDTTYREFDERASRLAAALEAAGVREGDTVACYLFNGSAYLETVFAAFKLGAVPVNANYRYTGEELTELLTDADAAALVFSGALADRVTHAAGHVRTLKLLVRAGDPPADGPAGPAVPELEELLTAHAPREPQRRPGTDQLFMYTGGTTGKPKGVIWQLSDLLRAHVVPYYHPLGVTELPASLDEAVAIAVKARHEGRAPTTMPVVPLMHATGLFNTMGALMTGGRAVTARSGGLAPEHVWHMIAEQQVDTAIIAGNAVCRPLVDELLRAEKAGTPHDLRSLHRMISSGTALSDPLKRALHERADVTITEAIASSEGGPFAFAITSSVADLPSRFRPVPATRVIGSDDRFLEPGSDETGVLAYRGPMPLGYYKDTDKSAKAYRTIDGVRYAIPGDLARIEADGAIRFLGRGSGVINTGGEKVHPQEVENVLLAHPAVTDCAVVGVPDETWGERVAAVVAVRPGSTLTGDELRDLVRRSLAGYKVPRSVVLTDVLPRTPTGKLEVAWARKTVQDADAGAGGGM
- a CDS encoding sensor histidine kinase, whose translation is MSASPVGWDEVAAVAPDGLAVLDCVGRFVRLNPAGVAMCGAREEADLLGRTSPFALAEGATGACRAGLLEEQSDESVAHWMPASGTRREFAYRARGLPGDPKFTVVSFRDVTDEWHRQRRIAAIAQSSIALASEGSLGSTLDAVARQIVQTDGLAGVQILILDSTGRELRLMGSAGLRHWDAFLDRLLECRDRGARLRMLDTLRERKPIVVPHRWAQIREDPAWEPLHAYLGELNWDSFVSVPLMARGRPEGVLNAYFAPGQEIGGRTLEFLAAMAEQAALAVDYATLLQREREGARRNERQRLARDLHDSIVQQVFSIGMQANAVGVLGARDGPVPAEAVRQFAEEVGALSQTVLADLRAMVHELRPTSSTRLGLEEAVRALVKSTENRTGLSFRLLFGAELNAVEPDLAEDMYRIVAEAIHNVVKHAEATTVTIRLGVRDHTLTAGVRDDGRGLAASGGRGGSGQGENDGRTTGAHWDHGYGLTTMRERAERWGGAMRIRSGKSGTAVRVVIPLPVRVPEPPDTEPDGSRSTPRAVPFPETPDPAPSGS